A region from the Hylaeus volcanicus isolate JK05 chromosome 6, UHH_iyHylVolc1.0_haploid, whole genome shotgun sequence genome encodes:
- the LOC128878242 gene encoding uncharacterized protein LOC128878242, whose amino-acid sequence MLGAFLGRDRDPNQIYSMAKNASEFINIVVNLLDALKTSFSHRSLAARSMGKRDTISEAAVTTLTMLKGYVRSLKSFNNVGRSEDEGQRGCAERALCEASAECVAKAQGTSSVFCQFGSYATSYLLQRQSGVGFDVLYDASRRGRNGEDCRTVFMDCNAV is encoded by the exons ATGCTGGGCGCGTTTCTAGGACGAGACAGAGACCCTAATCAGATTTATTCCATGGCTAAAAACGCTTCCGAG TTCATTAACATAGTGGTGAATCTCCTGGATGCGTTGAAGACATCGTTCTCTCACCGTTCGTTGGCGGCTAGATCCATGGGAAAGCGAGACACAATCTCCGAGGCTGCAGTCACGACACTCACTATGCTGAAG GGTTACGTGAGGTCGCTAAAGTCTTTTAACAACGTTGGACGCTCGGAGGATGAAGGTCAACGCGGTTGCGCCGAAAGAGCTCTTTGTGAAGCGAGTGCAGAGTGCGTTGCCAAAGCTCAAGGCACGTCGTCCGTCTTCTGTCAATTTGGATC GTACGCGACCAGCTATCTGCTCCAGAGGCAGAGCGGCGTAGGCTTCGACGTTCTCTACGACGCGAGTCGACGCGGTCGCAACGGAGAGGATTGCAGGACCGTCTTCATGGACTGCAACGCCGTATGA